A single Anopheles funestus chromosome 2RL, idAnoFuneDA-416_04, whole genome shotgun sequence DNA region contains:
- the LOC125765698 gene encoding protein catecholamines up: MKHTESRALGPKVKVPLKEESTSYRVHIALGLFLVIMFLSFPTLCGAHGQHAHDHDHLHEHDHHHHHHHENPSFKYSKHANEMYEEEPVAVPHHHHHHHGGDENHDHHHHHHHHDGGHHHHHHEEKPTSESKAPRDTFYIWVHSLGSTLLISAAPFFILFAIPLDNTEEMQPRLKTLLAFASGGLLGDAFLHLIPHAIQPHSHADGHTHGHSHGHSHSHGEEGEHESHGHDMRVGLWVLAGIIVFLAVEKFVRLIKKDTGHGHGHGHSHGGSKPAAPVQSKAAAKSSPPPSPSENKKDKKDKKQTEGTKSKKEEAKAKGKAVRKEPKKEADIKIAGYLNLAADFTHNFTDGLAIGASYLAGNSIGLITTITILLHEVPHEIGDFAILIKSGCSKKKAMLLQLTTAVGALAGTVLALLGSGSDAAESWVLPFTAGGFIYIATVSVIPELLEESTKLWQSLKEITALLAGVGMMGSCLKVIEHTIEQR, from the exons atgaaacacacgGAAAGCCGGGCATTAGGTCCCAAAGTGAAGGTTCCGCTGAAGGAAGAATCTACGTCCTACCGGGTGCATATTGCTCTGGGTCTATTTCTTGTGATCATGTTTTTGTCCTTCCCGACGCTTTGCGGTGCCCACGGGCAGCACGCCCACGATCATGATCATCTCCACGAGCAtgatcaccatcatcatcatcatcacgaaaATCCGAGTTTTAAATACTCCAAACATGCGAACGAGATGTACGAGGAAGAACCGGTGGCAGTTccacatcatcaccatcatcatcatggtgGAGATGAGAACcacgaccatcatcatcatcatcaccatcatgatggtggtcaccatcatcatcatcacgagGAAAAGCCAACCAGCGAAAGTAAAGCTCCGAGAG atACCTTCTACATCTGGGTGCATTCACTCGGCTCAACGTTGCTGATTAGTGCGGCACcgtttttcattctgtttgccATACCGCTCGATAATACGGAAGAGATGCAGCCGCGTTTGAAAACGTTGCTTGCCTTCGCTTCCGGTGGTTTGCTGGGCGATGCTTTCCTGCACCTGATTCCGCACGCCATTCAGCCCCATTCGCATGCGGATGGTCACACGCACGGTCACAGTCATGGCCATTCTCATAGTCACGGAGAGGAAGGCGAGCACGAAAGCCATGGACATGACATGCGTGTAGGTCTGTGGGTTCTAGCGGGCATTATAGTGTTCCTGGCAGTTGAAAAATTCGTCCGTTTGATTAAGAAAGATACCGGACATGGACATGGCCATGGTCATAGCCACGGTGGTTCGAAACCGGCCGCACCAGTACAAAGTAAAGCAGCTGCCAAGAGCTCTCCACCGCCATCCCCATCCGAGAACAAGAAAGACAAGAAAGATAAGAAACAAACGGAAGGAACGAAATCGAAAAAGGAGGAAGCGAAAGCAAAGGGTAAAGCTGTCCGTAAGGAACCGAAAAAGGAAGCGGACATTAAGATCGCCGGGTATCTTAATCTGGCTGCAGATTTTACGCATAACTTTACTGACGGACTGGCGATCGGTGCGTCTTATCTGGCAGGCAATAGTATAGGTCTGATCACGACCATTACCATCCTGCTGCACGAGGTCCCGCATGAAATCGGCGACTTTGCGATACTCATCAAGTCGGGTTGTTCGAAAAAGAAGGCCATGCTGTTGCAGCTGACGACGGCAGTGGGTGCCCTAGCCGGTACCGTCCTTGCCCTCCTAGGCAGTGGGAGTGATGCGGCGGAATCATGGGTACTGCCGTTCACGGCTGGTGGCTTTATTTACATTGCCACCGTGTCGGTTATACCGGAGCTGCTGGAAGAATCCACCAAGCTGTGGCAATCGTTGAAGGAAATTACGGCCTTGTTGGCCGGCGTGGGCATGATG GGATCATGTCTGAAGGTAATTGAACACACGATAGAACAAAGATGA
- the LOC125765696 gene encoding WW domain-binding protein 11, with protein MGRRSINTTKSGKYMNPTDQARKEARKKELKKNKKQRQMVRAAVLKGKDPAQLIEEMEKIDEMEFNVYQPSPLNEKVLKEKRKKLKETLDRVMRLYQADDPELWADLKRKEVDYEKRRNKRIQYYESVRHAEQVQVDDIPLPSATETPTPLSIPRIPMPPNVAPPSIVPPLRSVPPPAPLLKKPVENPVEPTEPVDDDDGIPGCPPGPPPDLFDMPELDYDLENFHAETQKSVKFYDDGDSKDNTEESDGGEKQVKQPNTVQQKMLALSGQNIDDFMKEMESVQKKKEQSHDAPSLPSMPTPSVPPLPNPAPPPDAAMPKFMPMPSSIPMPAPPGSMQPLMIRPPPLRPPGLSGMPPGGLRMPGRPGIPGGPPPGMPPRMGIRMPPGPPAGPPPKHIQQQRNMQLHQQAQQQQLLQQKDPKSATISAKPQIRNLSADVTRFVPSALRAKKDEVRKAKPPARPVHDPHDARTVSADPSKPTKDDAYLQFMREMEDLM; from the coding sequence ATGGGTCGCCGTTCAATAAACACCACCAAGAGTGGTAAGTACATGAACCCAACGGACCAGGCCCGCAAGGAAGCTCGCAAAAAGGAgctgaagaagaacaaaaaacagcgACAAATGGTCCGGGCCGCGGTGCTCAAAGGAAAAGATCCCGCACAGCTAATTGAAGAGATGGAAAAGATTGACGAGATGGAGTTTAACGTGTACCAGCCGTCACCATTGAACGAGAAAGTGTTGAAAGAGAAACGCAAGAAGCTGAAGGAAACGCTCGATCGCGTTATGCGCCTGTACCAGGCGGACGATCCGGAGCTCTGGGCGGATTTGAAGCGAAAGGAGGTAGATTACGAGAAGCGTCGTAACAAACGCATCCAGTACTACGAAAGCGTGCGCCATGCGGAACAGGTACAGGTGGACGATATTCCGCTTCCTTCGGCTACCGAAACACCCACTCCCCTGTCTATTCCGCGCATACCGATGCCTCCGAATGTGGCACCGCCCAGTATAGTTCCACCGCTAAGAAGCGTACCACCGCCGGCTCCGTTACTGAAGAAACCGGTCGAAAATCCGGTGGAACCGACCGAACCTGTCGATGACGATGACGGTATACCGGGTTGTCCACCGGGGCCTCCGCCGGACCTGTTCGATATGCCCGAGCTTGATTACGATCTGGAGAACTTCCACGCCGAAACACAGAAAAGCGTCAAGTTCTACGATGATGGTGATTCCAAGGATAACACGGAGGAATCGGACGGTGGGGAGAAGCAGGTGAAGCAACCGAATACCGTACAGCAGAAGATGCTTGCCCTGTCCGGACAAAACATCGATGATTTTATGAAGGAGATGGAAAGCgtacagaagaaaaaggaacaatcACACGATGCGCCATCCCTGCCCTCTATGCCGACACCTTCCGTTCCTCCGCTACCGAACCCGGCACCACCACCGGATGCAGCAATGCCGAAGTTTATGCCGATGCCATCGTCCATCCCGATGCCGGCACCACCTGGATCGATGCAACCGCTCATGATACGACCACCGCCCCTTAGGCCACCCGGTCTGTCCGGTATGCCACCGGGCGGGCTACGCATGCCGGGACGTCCCGGCATCCCCGGAGGACCACCGCCCGGTATGCCGCCACGGATGGGCATACGCATGCCACCGGGACCACCGGCAGGACCGCCGCCCAAGCACATACAGCAACAGCGCAACATGCAACTCCACCAACAGGCCCAACAGCAACAGTTGCTGCAGCAGAAGGATCCCAAAAGTGCCACCATTTCGGCGAAACCACAAATTCGAAACCTCAGTGCGGACGTCACACGGTTCGTGCCGAGCGCGTTGCGTGCGAAAAAAGACGAAGTACGAAAAGCGAAACCACCGGCAAGACCAGTGCACGATCCGCATGATGCTCGCACGGTCAGTGCGGACCCTTCGAAGCCAACGAAAGACGACGCTTATCTGCAGTTTATGCGCGAGATGGAGGATCTGATGTAA
- the LOC125765704 gene encoding tetratricopeptide repeat protein 19 homolog, mitochondrial, translated as MFRTATTSALASRFFISINHPRIAPLTIPLASLTNHAPIAVDGTNQHHQYNRSNHDEQQHRKKHTGPLRFIAASSFLSWFSKKSDDENTPESQLITIIKRSILSIQKEEYQKAEQMLHLALKMAQDLQSKDGITYIYDIMANLAMEVGDFAKAEKLFVNVMQRLFSDGFLEDHIKMLHISSKVAHLAQLQGHLDKAAQGFEWTLAKLEEKLKQIGDGNGKEIRELWGITKNWYAQLLMECKRFAEAKQAFLQAYEAYTEIHGKLTEEGLTILNNLSVACSNLEDYASAERFLKEAISLAAQIPDLSEAGVYKANLGLLYLQQGLLRQASEFCTFAWRYGTQHKHEETVIQANYCLEQIKAMKK; from the exons ATGTTTCGCACAGCAACTACATCAGCCCTTGCCTCACGGTTCTTCATCTCCATAAATCATCCCCGAATAGCGCCACTTACCATACCGCTTGCTTCGCTAACCAACCATGCACCGATCGCGGTCGATGGTACGAATCAGCACCACCAGTACAACCGCAGCAACCATGACGAACAGCAGCATCGAAAGAAACATACCGGGCCACTACGCTTCATTGCTGCCAGTTCGTTTCTGTCCTGGTTTAGTAAGAAATCGGACGATGAAAACACACCCGAAAGTCAGCTGATCACCATCATCAAGCGATCGATTCTATCGATACAGAAGGAAGAATATCAGAAAGCGGAACAGATGCTACATTTGGCGCTAAAGATGGCACAGGACTTGCAGAGCAAGGACGGCATCACGTACATCTACGACATTATGGCCAACCTGGCGATGGAGGTGGGTGATTTCGCGAAGGCAGAAAAACTCTTCGTCAACGTGATGCAACGGCTGTTTTCCGACGGGTTTCTAGAGGATCACATTAAAATGCTGCACATAAGCTCCAAGGTTGCACATCTCGCACAGCTGCAGGGACACCTGGATAAGGCGGCACAAGGGTTCGAATGGACGCTTGCGAAGTTGGAGGAAAAGCTGAAACAGATCGGCGATGGTAACGGGAAAGAGATCCGTGAACTGTGGGGcatcacgaaaaactggtacGCCCAGCTGCTGATGGAATGTAAGCGATTTGCCGAAGCCAAACAAGCGTTCCTGCAGGCGTACGAAGCGTACACGGAGATACACGGGAAGCTTACCGAGGAAGGACTTACGATACTGAACAATCTTAGTGTAGCCTGCTCAAAC cTTGAAGATTACGCTTCTGCTGAACGGTTCTTGAAAGAGGCCATTTCACTTGCAGCCCAAATACCGGACCTCTCGGAAGCGGGTGTGTACAAAGCGAATCTAGGCTTGCTTTACCTACAGCAGGGCTTACTGCGACAAGCGTCCGAGTTTTGCACGTTCGCCTGGCGCTATGGAACGCAACACAAACACGAAGAGACTGTGATACAGGCAAACTATTGTCTGGAACAAATTAAAgcgatgaaaaaataa